A genome region from Melospiza melodia melodia isolate bMelMel2 chromosome 28, bMelMel2.pri, whole genome shotgun sequence includes the following:
- the RPL10A gene encoding large ribosomal subunit protein uL1 — translation MSSKVSRDTLYEAVKEVLHGSRAKKRKFVETVELQISLKNYDPQKDKRFSGTVRLKSTPRPKFSVCLLGDQQHCDEAKAVDIPHMDIEALKKLNKNKKLVKKLAKKYDAFLASESLIKQIPRILGPGLNKAGKFPSLLTHNENLVAKVDEVKSTIKFQMKKVLCLAVAVGHVKMTEDELVYNIHLAINFLVSLLKKNWQNVRALYIKSTMGKPQRLY, via the exons ATGAG CAGCAAAGTGTCCCGGGACACCCTGTACGAGGCGGTGAAGGAGGTGCTGCACGGCAGCCGTGCCAAGAAGCGCAA GTTCGTGGAGACGGTGGAGCTGCAGATCAGCCTCAAGAACTATGACCCGCAGAAGGACAAGCGCTTCTCCGGGACCGTCAG GTTGAAGTCGACGCCGCGGCCCAAATTCTCGGTGTGTCTGCTGGGGGATCAGCAGCACTGCGATGAGGCCAAAGCAGTTGACATCCCTCACATGGACATAGAAGCTCTGAAAAAGCTCAACAAAAACAAGAAGCTGGTGAAGAAGCTGG CTAAAAAGTACGACGCCTTCCTGGCCTCCGAGTCCTTGATCAAGCAAATCCCTCGAATCCTGGGCCCGGGCCTGAACAAAGCTGGGAAATTCCCTTCCCTGCTCACCCACAACGAGAACCTGGTGGCCAAGGTGGATGAGGTCAAATCCACCATCAAGTTCCAGATGAAGAAG GTGCTCTGTCTGGCTGTGGCCGTGGGTCACGTGAAGATGACAGAGGACGAGCTGGTCTACAACATCCACCTGGCCATCAACTTCCTGGTGTCCCTGCTGAAGAAGAACTGGCAGAACGTGCGAGCTCTGTACATCAAGAGCACCATGGGGAAACCCCAGCGCCTCTACTAA